The following proteins are encoded in a genomic region of Micromonospora olivasterospora:
- a CDS encoding LysR family transcriptional regulator, giving the protein MNHGVSLRLLKYFDALADTLNYHKAAERLFISQPALSAAIRQLEGHIGGRLFERDTHSVALTVLGQEWLPHVRRALHEVEAAFDVVENLVGSAQIRVGYLTGMGADLLFELLDGVETSLPELSLETTEYDFSDPTVGLRSGACDIALLRLPVDVPDLESVVVAKESWVACLPRTHRFADRTQLHIGELLDEPIVVAPQSAGVWRDYWMASDVRNGRPANIAAEAATYEVETTMVARGVGISFTTSSLTRLYDRPGIRFVPIVDRPASLTAVAWRPNRLSAGGRQVVRYMLRRVPRTSQRRS; this is encoded by the coding sequence ATGAACCATGGCGTGAGCCTTCGCTTGCTGAAATACTTCGATGCCCTTGCCGACACACTCAATTACCATAAAGCGGCCGAACGGCTCTTCATTTCCCAGCCGGCCCTGTCGGCGGCGATTCGACAACTCGAGGGCCACATCGGTGGCCGGCTGTTCGAGCGGGACACACACTCGGTCGCGCTCACCGTGCTCGGTCAGGAGTGGCTGCCCCACGTCCGGAGGGCGCTGCACGAGGTCGAAGCGGCGTTCGACGTCGTCGAAAATCTCGTCGGCAGCGCCCAGATCCGGGTCGGTTACCTGACCGGCATGGGCGCCGACCTGCTGTTCGAGTTGCTTGACGGGGTGGAGACAAGCCTGCCCGAGCTGTCCCTGGAGACCACCGAGTACGACTTCTCAGACCCGACCGTAGGCCTCCGGTCGGGCGCGTGCGACATCGCGCTCCTGCGGCTCCCGGTGGACGTCCCCGATCTCGAGTCGGTGGTCGTCGCCAAGGAGTCCTGGGTCGCCTGCCTACCGCGTACGCATCGCTTCGCCGACCGCACCCAGCTGCACATCGGCGAGCTGCTGGACGAACCGATCGTCGTCGCCCCCCAGTCGGCCGGTGTCTGGCGCGACTACTGGATGGCTAGCGACGTCCGAAACGGCAGACCGGCGAACATCGCCGCGGAGGCGGCCACCTACGAGGTCGAGACGACGATGGTCGCCCGCGGTGTCGGGATCAGCTTCACGACGTCCTCGCTCACGCGTCTCTACGATCGGCCGGGGATCAGGTTCGTCCCCATCGTCGACCGACCGGCTAGCTTGACAGCCGTCGCCTGGCGCCCGAACCGCCTGTCGGCCGGCGGGCGACAGGTGGTGCGGTACATGCTCAGACGCGTCCCCCGCACGAGCCAGCGGCGGTCATAA
- a CDS encoding YjbQ family protein, which produces MSAYYTSVTIETPARQEFYDVTAQLEEFVAGTGVRDGLAIAYSAHTSCCVLLQEESEDVTYYGTQLLLQDTLNVFAKIAPPTRHEGQYLHPGPIHIRNAAKLRDELPEWGLNTDGHIISSILGRSESIPLVDGTLLLGEFGRVYFGDLDAVRARTRTVHFQVLGA; this is translated from the coding sequence ATGTCCGCCTACTACACGTCCGTCACGATCGAGACCCCGGCTCGGCAGGAGTTCTACGACGTGACCGCCCAGCTGGAGGAGTTCGTCGCCGGCACCGGTGTACGTGACGGGCTCGCCATCGCCTACTCGGCCCACACGAGCTGCTGCGTCCTGCTCCAGGAGGAGTCCGAGGACGTCACGTACTACGGCACCCAGCTACTGCTGCAGGACACCCTCAACGTCTTCGCCAAGATCGCGCCCCCGACCCGGCACGAGGGACAGTACCTGCATCCTGGCCCGATCCACATCCGCAATGCCGCCAAATTGCGCGACGAGCTTCCGGAATGGGGCCTGAACACCGACGGGCACATTATCTCTTCGATTTTGGGCCGTTCGGAAAGCATTCCGCTCGTCGACGGCACGCTACTGCTCGGAGAGTTCGGCCGAGTCTACTTCGGCGACCTCGACGCCGTCCGTGCCCGGACCCGGACCGTTCACTTCCAGGTGCTCGGCGCCTGA
- a CDS encoding FGGY family carbohydrate kinase, protein MDVGTTNIKVVVFDECLRRLAVAAAPAVYQRTGDRVEFRPEGVFDLVIELIARCAGSIGDAARHDAMIALTGQAESLVLNDRRGDPVRPALSWLDNRATAEAGELGERFGVENAFAVTGEPGPSATWPAAKLRWLAKNEPRTLDRTAAVLMVKDDLLRRFTGTAVGEVTTRGFTYLYDVRRGRYWEEMLDFVSVPAGSLAPIVPAGTDVGRVLPQIADRLPPARSYRVNAGALDHFCAMAGTGSYTPGAVSESAGTVLSLSMLTAGWSFDPERKVSFHAGLRPGDIVLFNGVDSGASRSNGSAARVSAVCRTTIWRNASPRVPPATHRSFCPTSPG, encoded by the coding sequence GTGGACGTCGGTACCACCAACATCAAGGTCGTCGTCTTCGACGAGTGCCTCCGCCGGCTGGCCGTCGCCGCCGCGCCCGCGGTGTACCAGCGCACGGGCGACCGCGTCGAGTTCCGTCCCGAGGGAGTCTTCGACCTCGTCATTGAGCTGATTGCCCGGTGTGCCGGATCGATCGGGGACGCCGCCCGCCATGACGCGATGATCGCCCTGACCGGCCAGGCAGAGTCGTTGGTGCTCAACGACCGGCGGGGCGATCCCGTGCGACCAGCGCTCTCGTGGCTGGACAACCGTGCCACCGCCGAAGCCGGCGAGCTGGGCGAGCGCTTCGGCGTCGAGAATGCCTTCGCGGTCACCGGCGAGCCCGGCCCGTCGGCGACCTGGCCGGCGGCCAAGCTGCGCTGGCTCGCCAAGAACGAACCACGGACGCTCGACCGGACGGCGGCCGTCCTCATGGTCAAGGACGACCTGCTCCGCCGCTTCACGGGAACCGCGGTGGGCGAGGTGACGACGCGAGGATTCACCTACCTCTACGACGTACGACGCGGTCGCTACTGGGAGGAAATGCTCGACTTCGTCTCCGTACCGGCGGGGTCGCTCGCCCCGATCGTGCCGGCCGGGACGGACGTCGGCCGCGTACTTCCGCAGATCGCCGACCGCCTCCCGCCCGCCCGTTCCTACCGGGTCAACGCCGGAGCGCTCGACCACTTCTGTGCCATGGCCGGCACGGGTTCCTACACGCCGGGGGCCGTGAGTGAGTCCGCCGGAACGGTGCTGTCGCTGTCCATGCTCACGGCCGGCTGGTCGTTCGATCCCGAGCGGAAGGTGTCGTTCCACGCCGGGCTGCGCCCCGGCGACATCGTCCTGTTCAACGGCGTCGACAGCGGGGCGTCTCGCTCGAATGGTTCCGCCGCGAGGGTCTCGGCGGTATGTCGTACGACGATCTGGAGGAACGCCTCGCCGCGCGTACCGCCGGCAACGCACCGATCTTTCTGCCCTACCTCACCGGGGTGA
- a CDS encoding FGGY-family carbohydrate kinase yields the protein MSYDDLEERLAARTAGNAPIFLPYLTGVNPPDHFPHARGAFLNLDLAHDRIDLAYAVEEGVAHLLRRNVDYLTPARVREIVSTGGGSSSPFWNQLKADVCGVDVLVPDEREATCRGAAALALVASGQIAGIGESAHLSRPPTVRYQPRRSAERDARYELFGEYLRRLFVNDPEGAPR from the coding sequence ATGTCGTACGACGATCTGGAGGAACGCCTCGCCGCGCGTACCGCCGGCAACGCACCGATCTTTCTGCCCTACCTCACCGGGGTGAACCCACCTGACCACTTCCCCCACGCCCGGGGGGCGTTCCTCAATCTGGACCTCGCGCACGACCGGATCGACCTCGCCTACGCCGTCGAGGAGGGCGTGGCCCACCTCCTGCGCCGCAACGTGGACTATCTCACCCCTGCTCGCGTACGCGAGATCGTCTCCACCGGCGGTGGTTCGTCGTCCCCGTTCTGGAACCAGCTCAAGGCCGACGTGTGCGGCGTCGACGTGCTCGTCCCGGACGAGCGGGAGGCCACCTGCCGCGGAGCGGCCGCGCTCGCCCTCGTCGCCTCCGGGCAGATTGCCGGAATTGGTGAGTCAGCCCACCTCAGTCGGCCGCCGACCGTCCGTTACCAGCCGCGCCGGTCCGCCGAGCGGGACGCGCGGTACGAGTTGTTCGGCGAATACCTGAGACGCCTGTTCGTGAACGACCCGGAAGGAGCTCCACGATGA
- a CDS encoding sugar phosphate isomerase/epimerase family protein, whose product MMLACSSPMVPGESLTAKAESLKRWGYDALAVFHPLAEWNDGVRRELVTLEQRTGVRPVEFVLIDEIYGNAMSPDAERRARCRAMYLEAAAVCAEIGTVTEIEYEYGARDPLPLFHPYQKLDAGQTEQFIDFYREVLAVVEGTPGRVLLEPINRYECRYLNLVTDNLEILDAVAHPNAALLPDTFHMSIEEADPATAIRRAGDRVAHVHLGDNNRLLPGHGRLDWESIFGALHEIGFDGAVNLECSTEGDPAVTLPATAERLRKLIGE is encoded by the coding sequence ATGATGCTGGCCTGCTCGTCCCCGATGGTCCCGGGAGAGTCGCTGACCGCCAAGGCCGAGTCGCTGAAGCGGTGGGGTTACGACGCCCTCGCCGTGTTTCACCCGTTGGCGGAATGGAACGACGGCGTGCGCCGTGAGCTCGTCACTCTGGAACAGCGCACCGGCGTCCGGCCCGTGGAGTTCGTGCTCATCGACGAGATCTACGGCAACGCGATGTCGCCGGACGCCGAGCGCCGGGCCCGCTGCCGCGCGATGTACCTGGAGGCCGCTGCGGTCTGCGCCGAGATCGGCACGGTTACCGAGATCGAGTACGAGTACGGCGCCCGCGACCCGTTGCCCCTCTTCCATCCCTACCAGAAGCTCGACGCCGGCCAAACCGAGCAGTTCATCGACTTCTACCGCGAGGTACTGGCCGTGGTCGAGGGAACGCCCGGTCGCGTGCTGCTGGAGCCGATCAACCGATACGAGTGCCGGTACCTCAACCTCGTGACCGACAACCTCGAGATTCTCGACGCTGTCGCCCACCCGAACGCCGCGCTGCTGCCGGACACCTTCCACATGTCGATCGAGGAGGCAGACCCCGCCACCGCCATCCGCCGCGCCGGCGACCGGGTCGCCCACGTCCACCTTGGCGACAACAACCGCCTGCTACCGGGGCACGGCCGGCTCGATTGGGAGTCCATCTTCGGCGCGCTGCACGAGATCGGCTTCGACGGCGCGGTCAACCTCGAATGCTCGACCGAAGGCGACCCGGCCGTGACCCTGCCCGCGACCGCCGAGCGCCTGCGGAAGTTGATCGGGGAATGA
- a CDS encoding triose-phosphate isomerase, which produces MTGSLTPPFFEIGPKNLLRRREIESVAVAAGRAGDDHGVTVLLTVPTALVAPVEGLGCGVRVLGQGMHTDRLGPSMNRVTAESLADAGAWGVMLNHDADPLDGTQLELALRRAAEVGLETVVCAATQHEAVRFAALEPTVVLYEPPSLIGTSGAGRRDWIAASTEAIHRAGHTVLAMHAGGISTPATARAVMAAGADGTGSTSGVLSAPDREAAARQFIAATRIGWDEARRARPATTT; this is translated from the coding sequence ATGACCGGCTCCCTGACCCCGCCGTTCTTCGAGATCGGTCCGAAGAACCTGCTCCGCCGCCGCGAGATCGAGTCTGTCGCGGTCGCGGCCGGCCGCGCGGGCGACGACCACGGCGTCACGGTACTTCTCACTGTGCCCACCGCACTGGTCGCACCGGTCGAGGGCCTCGGCTGCGGTGTACGCGTGCTGGGACAGGGCATGCACACCGATCGACTCGGTCCGTCGATGAACCGGGTCACGGCGGAGTCGCTGGCAGATGCCGGCGCCTGGGGCGTGATGCTCAACCACGACGCCGACCCGCTCGACGGCACGCAGCTGGAGCTGGCGCTACGGCGCGCGGCAGAGGTAGGCCTCGAAACGGTGGTGTGTGCCGCCACCCAGCACGAGGCGGTCCGGTTTGCCGCTCTGGAGCCGACCGTCGTGCTCTACGAGCCGCCCAGTCTCATCGGCACCAGCGGGGCCGGCCGCCGCGACTGGATCGCCGCGTCGACCGAAGCCATCCACCGGGCCGGCCACACCGTGTTGGCCATGCATGCCGGTGGCATTTCGACGCCCGCGACAGCCCGGGCCGTCATGGCGGCCGGTGCCGACGGCACGGGCTCCACCAGCGGAGTGCTGTCGGCCCCGGACCGCGAGGCGGCGGCGCGCCAGTTCATCGCCGCCACCAGGATCGGCTGGGACGAGGCGCGCCGCGCCCGGCCCGCCACCACCACGTGA
- a CDS encoding SDR family oxidoreductase, whose amino-acid sequence MTSNLTGRTAVLTGGARGIGLTLAKTLAAGGMNVALLDLLDTVEESAKAIADEYGVATHGQKIDVTDQDGVADAFRAVRQTLGVPSVLVTAAGIEINGDSVKVTAEQWRRVIDVNLTGTFFAAQAFADGLLTAGMPGSAIFIASMSGSIVNVPQWAASYNASKAAVAHLGRSLAVEWAPAGIRVNSISPGYVLTDLTKAILDREPELHDDWVARIPQGRMAKPEDLAGLVRFLASDASTYLTAQDIVIDGGYTAI is encoded by the coding sequence ATGACCAGCAACCTGACGGGCCGCACCGCGGTCCTCACCGGAGGCGCCCGCGGCATTGGCCTGACGCTCGCCAAGACCTTGGCGGCAGGCGGCATGAACGTCGCTCTTCTCGACCTGCTCGACACCGTCGAGGAGAGCGCGAAGGCCATCGCCGACGAGTACGGGGTCGCCACGCACGGGCAGAAGATCGACGTCACCGATCAGGACGGGGTTGCCGACGCGTTCCGGGCCGTCCGGCAGACCCTCGGCGTTCCGTCCGTTCTGGTCACGGCCGCCGGTATCGAGATCAACGGCGACTCGGTCAAGGTCACCGCGGAGCAGTGGCGGAGGGTGATCGACGTCAACCTCACCGGCACGTTCTTCGCGGCCCAGGCGTTCGCCGACGGACTACTGACGGCCGGAATGCCCGGTAGCGCGATCTTCATCGCGTCCATGTCGGGCTCGATCGTCAACGTGCCGCAATGGGCGGCGTCGTACAACGCGTCCAAGGCCGCCGTCGCGCACCTGGGCAGGTCGCTGGCCGTCGAGTGGGCGCCCGCCGGGATCCGGGTAAACTCGATCTCGCCCGGATATGTGCTCACCGACCTCACGAAGGCCATCCTCGACCGGGAGCCGGAGCTGCACGACGACTGGGTCGCCCGGATCCCGCAGGGCCGCATGGCCAAGCCTGAGGATCTCGCCGGGCTGGTCCGCTTCCTGGCGTCCGACGCCTCGACATACCTGACCGCGCAGGACATCGTCATCGACGGCGGTTACACCGCGATCTAG
- a CDS encoding shikimate dehydrogenase encodes MKQANRAAVVGKPISHSLSPVIHNAGYAAAGLAGWSYTTIECAEAELPAMVAGLGPEWAGLSVTMPCKEATLALAAEVSPVAAAMGAANTLVHRPDGSWYADNTDAAGMHALLAAADVRPGARVTVLGAGGTARAALAAAARLGSGTVTVVARRAAALDELRPAADALGLRLAGADWADAPAHTDADVVVSTVPKGVADPLAAGARWRPGAVYFDALYDPWPTPLAASAEAAGCRVVSGLDLLVAQAVGQFEHFTGVRAPVEEMAAALSAVVGLPVRAARPVG; translated from the coding sequence ATGAAGCAAGCAAACCGGGCGGCCGTGGTCGGCAAGCCGATCAGCCACTCCCTCTCCCCGGTGATCCACAACGCCGGCTACGCCGCCGCCGGCCTCGCCGGCTGGTCGTACACGACGATCGAGTGCGCGGAGGCGGAGCTGCCGGCCATGGTCGCCGGCCTCGGCCCCGAGTGGGCCGGGCTGTCGGTGACCATGCCCTGCAAGGAGGCCACGCTGGCGCTGGCCGCCGAGGTGTCGCCGGTCGCCGCCGCGATGGGCGCCGCGAACACCCTGGTCCACCGGCCCGACGGCTCCTGGTACGCGGACAACACCGACGCCGCCGGCATGCACGCGCTGCTAGCGGCGGCCGACGTCCGGCCGGGCGCCCGGGTGACCGTGCTCGGTGCGGGCGGCACCGCCCGGGCCGCCCTGGCCGCCGCCGCGCGCCTCGGCTCCGGGACGGTGACCGTGGTGGCCCGGCGCGCGGCGGCGCTCGACGAGCTGCGCCCGGCCGCCGACGCGCTCGGGCTGCGGCTCGCCGGCGCCGACTGGGCCGACGCGCCCGCGCACACCGACGCCGACGTGGTGGTCTCCACCGTGCCGAAGGGCGTCGCCGACCCGCTCGCCGCCGGCGCCCGCTGGCGGCCCGGGGCGGTCTACTTCGACGCGCTCTACGACCCGTGGCCGACCCCGCTCGCCGCGTCGGCCGAGGCGGCCGGCTGCCGGGTCGTCTCCGGGCTGGACCTGCTGGTCGCCCAGGCGGTCGGCCAGTTCGAGCACTTCACCGGGGTCCGCGCCCCGGTGGAGGAGATGGCGGCGGCCCTGTCGGCGGTGGTCGGCCTGCCGGTCCGCGCGGCCCGCCCGGTCGGGTAG
- a CDS encoding DUF397 domain-containing protein: protein MDLTGAVWRKSTRSSGNGGNCVEVADNLPGVVGVRDSKDKEGPVLTFGPASWKAFVGLARQH from the coding sequence ATGGACCTGACCGGCGCGGTCTGGCGCAAGAGCACCCGGAGCAGCGGCAACGGTGGCAACTGCGTGGAGGTGGCCGACAACCTGCCGGGCGTCGTCGGCGTCCGCGACAGCAAGGACAAGGAGGGGCCGGTGCTCACCTTCGGCCCCGCCTCCTGGAAGGCGTTCGTCGGCCTCGCCAGGCAGCACTGA
- a CDS encoding helix-turn-helix domain-containing protein, whose amino-acid sequence MDRLPMLELFAGELRRLRVRAGLSQEALGERINYSASLVAGVEQCRRPPREGFTLRCDDVLQAEGLLVRIRDAILKESLMPWFREWVTIEQEATGLRNFEPLVVPGLLQTEAYARALNEGASQFVGDEMEQQVAARLARQAVLARPAPPQLVVVLDYTVLERPVGGPKVMREQLRHLVEVGRRPRVHLHVVPKGTGAYPGLNGAFVIATPPEGDDLAYLDNQLQGTIVERTVDVHSLRQTWESVRAEAMPHGATLTLISEAAESWT is encoded by the coding sequence ATGGATCGACTGCCCATGCTGGAGCTGTTCGCCGGAGAGCTGCGCCGCCTGCGCGTGCGCGCCGGCCTCTCGCAGGAGGCGCTGGGCGAACGGATCAACTACTCAGCCTCCCTGGTCGCCGGGGTCGAGCAGTGCCGCCGGCCACCCCGCGAGGGGTTCACTCTGCGCTGCGATGATGTCCTCCAGGCGGAGGGGCTGTTGGTGCGGATTCGGGACGCCATCCTCAAGGAAAGCCTGATGCCGTGGTTCCGCGAGTGGGTGACGATCGAGCAGGAGGCCACCGGGCTGCGCAACTTCGAGCCGCTGGTGGTGCCCGGCCTACTTCAGACCGAGGCGTACGCGCGAGCTCTGAACGAGGGCGCGAGCCAGTTCGTCGGCGACGAGATGGAACAGCAGGTCGCCGCGCGACTCGCCCGGCAGGCGGTGCTCGCCCGGCCCGCGCCGCCGCAGCTCGTCGTGGTGCTCGACTACACCGTGCTGGAACGCCCGGTCGGCGGCCCGAAGGTCATGCGGGAGCAGTTGCGGCACCTGGTGGAGGTGGGCCGCCGGCCGAGGGTCCACCTGCACGTGGTGCCGAAGGGGACCGGCGCGTACCCCGGACTGAACGGTGCCTTCGTGATCGCCACCCCACCGGAGGGTGACGACCTCGCGTACCTCGACAACCAGTTGCAGGGGACGATCGTGGAGCGCACGGTGGACGTACACTCGCTGCGGCAGACCTGGGAGTCTGTGCGAGCAGAGGCGATGCCCCACGGGGCCACCCTCACGTTGATCTCGGAGGCAGCAGAGTCATGGACCTGA
- a CDS encoding flavin reductase, with translation MPRVIPHVAMRPLWRCRNCGAEWPCQPARLSLLSEYRGNRTALLIYLATLMAEARDQFAQLHDQAVPPDLTDRFITWARARSRD, from the coding sequence ATGCCCCGCGTCATCCCACACGTCGCCATGCGCCCGCTGTGGCGGTGCCGGAACTGCGGTGCGGAGTGGCCCTGCCAGCCGGCCCGGCTGTCCCTGCTCAGCGAGTACCGGGGCAACCGCACCGCGCTCCTCATCTACCTGGCCACCCTCATGGCCGAGGCGCGCGACCAGTTCGCCCAACTCCACGACCAGGCGGTGCCGCCCGACCTGACCGACAGGTTCATCACATGGGCACGAGCACGATCCCGAGACTGA
- a CDS encoding helix-turn-helix domain-containing protein yields MRDRDEARRLFDQHAGRITRQRDQLRRLWNALINRMDGDGIITARWSALAAATSTPQPAVRNRIRVLRDRGLLQRVREAHGGVAARYGVTDPGQPGQASVPGAAPEPDRRPQGDRDEARRLFDQHAGHIRTRQREQLLKLWDALIGSMDDDGIITANVPALAAATSTPRQTVRDRIGALRGSGLLQLVQEAHRGGAARYRVTDPGQPGQASVPGAAPEPDRRPQGSEDLSWLDRGDTSPMPGPAPAPPAGTGLPWLPGPLDDPDAPTASSWPAGWTEPGWPVSDIDVTAHGAAMSTDRGQPRIDDQAGEGSGNLGDWATWQGNPALDLFDPLPPAAWVGPPTAMDTETGPGPQPMDPPWAQTPPGPTSWSPPSGDQHSQFPGTQSFPPGPGVQDPAPQSPMPGPAGWVPDIGVPDGHGAAIPANFGPPPIDNQPDDGRRKLGDWATYQGPVMD; encoded by the coding sequence GTGCGCGACCGGGATGAGGCCCGGAGGCTGTTCGACCAGCACGCCGGCCGCATCACGCGGCAGCGGGATCAGCTGCGGCGGTTGTGGAACGCTCTGATCAACCGTATGGACGGCGACGGGATCATCACCGCCAGGTGGTCAGCCCTCGCCGCGGCGACATCCACACCGCAGCCGGCGGTGCGTAACCGGATCAGGGTATTGCGCGACCGTGGTCTGCTGCAGCGGGTCCGGGAAGCACACGGTGGCGTGGCGGCGCGGTACGGGGTGACCGATCCGGGTCAGCCTGGGCAAGCATCGGTGCCGGGCGCTGCCCCCGAACCGGACCGCCGCCCGCAGGGCGACCGGGATGAGGCCCGGAGGCTGTTCGACCAGCACGCCGGCCACATCAGAACGCGGCAGCGGGAACAGCTGCTGAAGTTGTGGGACGCCCTGATCGGCAGTATGGACGACGACGGGATCATCACCGCCAACGTGCCAGCCCTCGCCGCGGCGACATCCACACCGCGGCAGACGGTGCGCGACCGGATCGGGGCATTACGCGGCAGTGGTCTGCTGCAGCTGGTCCAGGAGGCACACCGTGGCGGGGCGGCGCGGTACAGGGTGACCGATCCGGGTCAGCCTGGGCAGGCATCGGTGCCGGGCGCTGCCCCCGAACCGGACCGCCGCCCGCAGGGTAGTGAGGATCTGTCCTGGCTGGACCGCGGGGATACGTCGCCGATGCCCGGGCCGGCACCTGCCCCGCCGGCGGGCACGGGTCTGCCCTGGCTGCCCGGGCCGCTGGATGACCCGGATGCCCCCACCGCGTCGTCCTGGCCGGCGGGGTGGACGGAACCGGGTTGGCCGGTTTCCGACATTGATGTGACCGCCCACGGTGCTGCGATGTCCACCGACCGCGGCCAGCCGCGCATCGACGATCAGGCCGGCGAGGGCAGCGGGAACCTCGGCGACTGGGCCACCTGGCAGGGGAACCCAGCTCTCGATCTGTTTGATCCGCTCCCTCCGGCGGCGTGGGTCGGCCCGCCCACGGCCATGGACACGGAAACCGGCCCCGGGCCGCAACCGATGGATCCGCCCTGGGCGCAGACCCCGCCCGGCCCGACATCGTGGTCGCCGCCCAGCGGCGACCAGCACAGCCAGTTCCCAGGGACGCAGTCGTTCCCGCCCGGACCGGGCGTGCAGGATCCGGCACCTCAGTCGCCGATGCCCGGGCCGGCAGGGTGGGTTCCCGACATTGGTGTGCCCGACGGGCACGGTGCTGCGATACCCGCCAACTTCGGCCCGCCGCCCATCGACAATCAGCCCGACGACGGCCGCAGGAAGCTCGGCGACTGGGCCACCTACCAGGGGCCGGTCATGGACTGA